AAAGCTTTACAGAAAGACGGCTTTCTTATTGTTGGGTCCATATCGATAAGGTCAGAAATGTATACATGATATTTGCATGGTTCTCATACTAATTTTGGAGTTTTGATTATTTGATATATCTGTTTTGAATGATGATAACATACAATTTCAGGGACAGTTAAAACCAAGGATCGACACTGGGTTAATATATAGATATTCGCTTGGAATTTTAATGTGTCTCATCTTTGCAGTTGTATGTTGTGtaatcatttcatattttattttattaaataaaaagcatgtttattttttaaatcactaaaaGTACCAAAATGCTAACAATTATGCTCACTTTGAATGGATGTAAAGCCCTGAACAGAAGTGTGTGTATACTGTAACTGATGTCACTGACCTTGCCTTTTATAACATTGTTGGTATTATATACTAGGTTTTGGCTGAGAGCTTAGTGTTGGATCTGTGATTTTGAGCCATACAGTATATGAGTGTTCTACTGAAAGTACTAAACTGCACATAGACTGCTGATTGTGTTATCATGATGCCttaagctgtaaaacaaaacaaaaaaaatgcttgttgcttttttcagatggtttgtttatgtaaagaataatgttttccattattatattttgtataattgaataaaataagagATTTGAATGTATATGAGACATTGTTTatgtctgtatttttgttttgagcaATAATAAAGCttcttaaataatatttctaaatagCATGTGGTCATAAACTGATGATTGACTTGATAAATAACTGAATAACTAAGGTAAGTAAGTTACATGAGGCACTAAAACCATGATGTTTAAATCTACTCTACCTGTAACCTTTTACTTTAATGAAGATATTCAGTGAtcaaaaatgttagtttttgtcatgtttaagTTTAAAGCAAGACCAACATGCAGACAGGAGTTTGGTATGATCAAAAACAGatgctgcaggaggagaacagGAACATGCAGGATGACaggaaacacaaatgaaaacagGAGGATCCGGTCATGAACAATGAAAACAGTGAGctatataaacaaatgaaggtGTGGAGAAagtcattggatccaggtgagAAATCAGGTAATTGAAGATAGCTGTGGTATGAAATAAAACTAGTAGGCTGGGGTCAGATAAACAAACACTTTAGTAAACCTAACTAATACTCAAAGTAACAACAAATCAGGAGGGAAGAACAACACTGATGTAAgagaataaaatccaaattcaaaaacaacaacacaaaaatgctCATATGCCAAGGTTTGTCAGGGTgcaaagaaaattataatttaagtaTGTCACACATGATTAAAATCTGCTGCATTTGTTAActtaaaatcaaaaaacaaatattgttgaATTTGCCTGAAAATGCTTAGGCTGCTCAGCATTGATTCCACatttggatattttattttatctgcctCAGAAGTATTTGAGCTGCCAGTTTTTCTGATGCCAAGGAGAAATTACATCACAGAGCAAGCTCCTCTTGCCTGCAAACCtctaaaagagaaatcctacataGATACTGGTGTCTAGGTTAAATGTCATGCTtcgaaaataaaaatgtgccgCACGCTTGTAGAGGATAAAAGATTTAATTCCTAATTTCATGAACCTTCCTTGCACCATGTTCTTGTCTGGTGTAAATCCTTTGCAGCCTGGCTTGTGCCAGCAGCTTCCCTGTATGTGGAGAAAGATCTCAAAGGAttaaaaaaggggggaaaaaaaataaaaatagggggaatttcaaaaaatatgacggttttaaaaatcacaatcaAGCAGGGTTGCACTTGACATGTAAAAATATCTAcaattttttcatctttaatggATTTTCTGTCCATTTAAAACAATTGTTTCTGAAAGTGTTTTGAAATTTGTACTCCCAGATAAAGACTCGGCCACACTTCTCAGGAATTGGTTGCATTCACACATTAAGTGCTCCTTACTTCCTGTTTGctaaaaaactttaaagacaGTTTTCTGATATTGGGACTCACCTATATACAGAAGTATAAAAACACTCACATAGGGGATATTCAGACCTcttaaactgtttttgtgttaCAAGGTCAATGTTTCAAAACCAAGAATTGGGTGAACAAGATTTAATctattgtttagattttttaatcCACACAGAGTCAAAACTGTGAATATGAGTTCAATATTTGCACATATGGTGATTTAATAAACATTGTGtacttttttgttaaatcacAACAGTTTTATATCTCGTCAGGCTTTCTTAGATAATGACGTGACAATTAGGCTTATTGGACACTTTAAAGGTCCCTCCAGATTTCCCTTAGGTCTGAATGTTGGTGTGTGgtaatttcttttgtatttgttgCCATGTTGTACATCTTAGTCAGGTTGCCTGCCTCTTGTCCATGGAGACTTAAATCACCCCCTAATGTGTGATGTATTTTTAGTTATGTCCTGTGACTTTGGTGATGCTCTCGAAGGGTAATGTATTAGAGGTCTTGAGCTGTACATAAATATCTGCAAATAAAAGGTTCACATTAACCAAGAAAAGATGACAACGTTTTGGCGTCCTAGctttggtaaataattttcaCTTAATGAAATGCTTTTTTCTTATCCTGTCCTAAATCACCGGATGCCCCAAAAGAAATCAGGTGAATCCCTTTTAGCTTTCTGAAaggatcaaataaaaatgtaattaacgTTGCTGACAGTGGTAATAATTTAGGGGACAGTCCAACCAGCAGGTAGGCTGAGGTGAAACCGGAAATACACCTGAGCGCCGTTAAAATGTCTATTTGAGTGCTTTGTTATCACAGTTTTACCCACTGGAAGCAGAAGGGGCAGTTCTGTGAGTTTCTGCTGTTCTGCCACTGCAGGTTATTTGCATTGTGATCACAGGTAAGCGGTGTGCGCATCACGTGGTCCGGAGGTAGCCAATCACGAGTGGCGCTTCAGGTACTTCCAGGTGCAGTTGATGAAACAGCAAGCTGACGTCTGCGTAGCCAGTTGCATACCTCTGACAAACTAAATGGTAATAAAGTAACATTTTCGACTGTTATTGGGAACGACGTGTGCAGAGAAAGCGACGGAGGAAGGCTATTTTCCGGCttgagagaggaggagggggaaagTTTGGCTCATGGCTCTGCTTTTAGCTGCTTTATTAATAGTCTGCGGAATATCGAACAAGGCCATCGTCATCGGTAAGGATGGACAAAAGTGTTTACTTTAGTGACCATTAAACCTTTAATCAGCTTTCTTAAAttgattattaataataacCTATGTATTTAGATTTACGTGATGCTTGTAGTACAGGGTCAGTGTACATGTGGTCAAATATGTGGTCATATTTGTCACGGAGTCACATGTTGTTGCCTGGCAACAGGgttaaatctggactttgaaCCCGGATGATCTAGTGACATTTAGACATAGTAAAAGAACCAGGTCAGGGGATTTTCATCAGGGAAggttagttatttattttaaagtcacaaTAAGCCCACATGTGACCAAATATTACACATTCATCATAACCCTAAATTCCatattaattttttacttttaaagtattCAGAAAGCAAGATTTGGGTACACTATAGTTTGAGTGTTAAGGGTAATTTACTCAAATTTACACTAAgtcaataaaatatacataacaAGCTCAAATTAAgcacatttcacacattttctgaAGTGTTCAAGCTTTGGGAAGGCCATCCTTTTAGTTTAATGCTTGCCTTGTTTGGGATGACAGTCCCTATGGGAAAACAGAAAGTTGCAACAGGAGATTTAGCAGCTGGTTTAAGACTAAGTTGAAGTACTGAATGCACCAATgctactgaaaacaaaatagacCCTCAGCATGATAATGCCACTACCATCCTAGACATGTGGTTAGAGTATTCTTAGGTTTAAGAGCTACTCCTCCACCTGGTGGTGCATGTGTTAAGCTTAGGCTATTGCATGAAGGCCTAAATGAGAGTTGTTAATCTCTCAAAacagcttttgttttaattttttcagaGGGAGAGttgggaaaatatatatataagtaaaaacacaaaatctttatACTGGCAGTCTGTTCAGCATTCatggtcaaaataataaagTGTTTATAATCAAGAGACTTGATCTTTATTAGAAGTGTGTaactctgtttctttttgtaggTCAGACCTGTGTGGATGAGAGCAGGTTTAAGGAGCAGGTGGCTTATTTAGGGCCTTCATATGTACTGCAGTGTCCTCTGCAGACACTTCAGCCTCAGAGTCTCCCCCGATCCCTGTGGACCTGGCAGAAGGACTGTCAGCTGCTCCAGAATGAGGAAGGGAACGCCTTCCTGAAGTTCTCCAGCATCCGTTTAGAGGACCAAGGAAACTACACTTGTACTCAGCATGGAAACAGTACTTCATCATTCACTGTTCGCCTCGTAGTAAAGGGTGAGCATATAGTTTATATTTATCTCAGACCCGATAGCTTTAATGGTGTGTATTTACCGTCCAATAGCTGCCTTTACTTCAAGCATTTACTCTGGGCAGTTCTCACACTGAACACTGATACCTGTGATGTGTATTTGCAGAGTCTCAGTGTGTTAAAGCTCCAGATTTTAAACCAAACGGCGACCCAACCAAACTCTGGAGGAGTGTGGGCTCTGTTGTGAAACTTAACTGCACTGCTCTGCTCTACTGGGACCCATCAGAGGAGCAGTGTGAAACCACACTACAGTGGAGCAAAGATGGCCAGCCACTCACCAACCACACTCTCTACCTGCACAACACAACATCATGGTCTTTTGAAGCTACTTACTTCAGTTCACTTTGTACCTGAGTTGATGTTTGTAGAGGAAGGTAAGAGTATCTTTTCTCTCTTATTTATCAGGTTCCCCGATGCAGGCTATCTGGTTGTCAGCAATCTCTTGGAGTTCACCCTTAGAGAGGCAGAGGATTTTGGACTTTATAGCTGCACCGTGAGGAACATTTCTGCTGACTTCAGCGTGCAAAATTCAAGTAAGACAAGTTGCGAAACATTTTGGGCTTTTCACTTTTAGAGAATTaaacctggattttttttttttttgcatacagGCCTTTcctcattagatttttttttcctggataAATTATATACcttattattttagaaattactCCAGAAAGACATTTCAGTAGAAAAACATCAGTCAGTTATTTAAAGGGGTAGTATTATGTCAAATTGACACTTTTGAGCTCTAGATTACGTTATAATGttttccctcattaaaaactTACCTGGAATGTTGCCTTGATCCTTCCATGCATGCTTGAGAAATCCATGAATCtcccatgacaaccattcaactgtgccAAACGCCTGAGTGGATCGAGTGCAGCCTTTGGGGCGTAGCTCCTCCTCCTCGCAGAGCACCCCTCCCCTGCCACgccccctctcagctccttcagactatcCAGCAGCAAGTAACAAACACCTGGTGTAAActgtgcatcagctgagctcattacatcagctacttctcagtgaaatgctggaaAAAGTGTTTGAATTTACAGGGGAGCGTGATGACttgctgaaggtggagtttcaaacagagcaggagtttttaagaAGACgggaggcccaatttcaaggtgttaaatttgttttatatcatTGATAGTATTTTTTATAgcacaatgtgcctggaaaatacataacactggCCCTTTAGTATTGCGTATGTGCGGCCCACACAGTCTTGTCCTGCAGAAACTCGCCTCTTGTGTAGGCTTTCCCTTTCACAGGAGGGGTAAGCCACTAAAGAATACAGCTGAATAAGCAGATTTGCTGTATCCAAACATATTAGTGGAAAgctgaaaggaaagaaaaggtaTGGCAGAAAAAGGGCCACACCCTAGATGGAGTACGAGATTATTACGAAACAAAGTCTATAAAGGAGTTTTTGGGCAGATTCCCGAGGTATTGACTGCAGTGCGAGTCAATACTTCAGGAGGCACAGCTATCAGGCGTGTTCACAACGTGAACTACAACTGACACATTCCTTGTTACGCCACTCCTGGTCTAACGAGAAAATGGGCTGGACTGTTGCTAAGGGATCCAAACTCCTATTTTCACgtcaaataaaattttgtattCATTTGAAAAGGAAGGTCTCAGAGTCGGGAGGAAATGGTGAAGATAAGCAGAATCCAAGCTGCCTGAGGTCCAACGTGTAATTTCTGTTAACGATGATTCGAGGAGCCATGTCATTAACTGGTGAAATGAGTTTTATCAAGTGCAAACTCGGCCCAGATGTCCAGCAGGAAGTTTTAGAGCGCTCCATGTTTCCATCTGCTGAAAAGCattatggagatgctgatttaaTTTTGCAGCAAGATCTGACTTCTGCTCAgaccaccaaaaaaaaaaaaaaaacacagaccaTGTTATCCCCTGTACCTGATAGGGTTTATATAGTATGTAGTGTAGAAATTTCTgcataaaattaattaatctgtAACATTCAAATTTTCTCAGAAACGTAAATATAATTGCCATTAGCTGtaagctgaaacaaaaataaacagttgaATTTAAATCACTCTAAATGAaatttatctaatttatttatttttgtttatttggtgtCATTTGTCCATCAGCTGATATTTGTCATTTACTAgtcttaataaatatataatctGATAATATAGCATTGTAAAATGCCCAGTTATCTAGatataaataagtaaattgTCTCGTCTCAttattatgtgtgtgtgttctcagaCAGTCCCAGCCACACAGCTGCAGTGATTGCagccatcttcctcctcctcctgctgggGGATAGCAGCCGTGGTTTACTCCAGGTGCCACCTGAATTTCAAGCTCTGGTACAAGAACTCCTATGGAGACTATGAACTCAATGGTGAGGCTTGTCGAAGCGATGTGAGGTTGTTCTCGTGTAGAAGTATCAGTCTTagcttctgctttttgtttgtgtctgttgtGTCCGCAGATGGAAAATTATACGACGCCTATATCTCTTATGTCAACAATGATTATGACAGGAAGTTCATCAACTTTATCCTCAAACCTCATCTGGAGAATAAAAATGGGTACAAGGTGCACCTCAATGACAACGATATCCTGCCTAACACTGGTAACAAAAGATTAATTAGGACAGATACGATCAATATGTTACTAcagcttgttttatgtaaacataCTGCCTTTcataaacacataaatgtaGTGTAATAATTATAAATCGGCCTTCTTTATTAAACAGAGCCTTCAGCAGAGCTCCTTATGAACATAAGCCGCTCGCGCCGCCTGATAGTGCTTCTCTCTAACGCTTATCTTGAGCAGGACTGGTGCACAAATAATTTCAGGTCAGTCTCAAGCAACACAAATCTATTTTGTCATAAGAGGAACAATAAAAGTTAGTGAAAGTGTTGAGCAGTTATGTAAATGTACCACTAGAGGTCAGTGTTGAGTCTATGTTTTGAGTCTGAAGGGTTgagtctgtgtgttttttcagaCAGGGCCTCCTGCACTTACTGGAGTTATGTCAGCAGCCCATCCTGATCACGTTGGAGGGTCAGTTCAAACGCATGAGTCCTGAGATAAAGCAGCAGCTCAGTGAGAACGAGCACCGCCTCACCTTACTCACCTGGAGGCACAACTCTGTGGTAAGATTTAAGAGAAGGCTTCTGCGTTTGGGATTTTAAACCTCCATAAGAGCTGCAATGTCCATAAAGATATAGTTGTTTCTAAAGACAACAACTCATGAAGACTACCTTATTATTAAGTCAAAAATGATTCAGAAACATAAGCattattacaacaaaacaaGCTACAAAGAAGTGATTAGTTTGTTTCTGGTAACACTCGCAGTTTTAGAGATGAACTAAGTCTTTGCTTTGTATTGAGGTTTTTTAAATGCGTTGCTGTTTTGCCAGATTGCATAAAAGTGGCATGaggttttgtctgatttaactGTTGAACTTTAGGTTTAAATGTTGCCTGATTGTGATTGGTTTCTTTAAGTATGTCACGCCCACTTAAAAAGCAGTGACAGAACCTCAGGCGAAACGACGCAGACTGTTGGAGAAATGATCAAACCAGTTCCAAATGCTTCCCTTTGTGTGGCTTATTTTGGGGGCTAAATCTTTCAATTTAATTAGAGCCTAGATGTAAAAGTAAACATAATTTCAAAGTGGAAACATATGCTGAAGGAAATTAAAGGAGTCAG
Above is a window of Xiphophorus hellerii strain 12219 chromosome 2, Xiphophorus_hellerii-4.1, whole genome shotgun sequence DNA encoding:
- the LOC116732070 gene encoding LOW QUALITY PROTEIN: single Ig IL-1-related receptor (The sequence of the model RefSeq protein was modified relative to this genomic sequence to represent the inferred CDS: deleted 1 base in 1 codon); this translates as MALLLAALLIVCGISNKAIVIGQTCVDESRFKEQVAYLGPSYVLQCPLQTLQPQSLPRSLWTWQKDCQLLQNEEGNAFLKFSSIRLEDQGNYTCTQHGNSTSSFTVRLVVKESQCVKAPDFKPNGDPTKLWRSVGSVVKLNCTALLYWDPSEEQCETTLQWSKDGQPLTNHTLYLHNTTSWFPDAGYLVVSNLLEFTLREAEDFGLYSCTVRNISADFSVQNSNSPSHTAAVIAAIFLLLLLGIAAVVYSRCHLNFKLWYKNSYGDYELNDGKLYDAYISYVNNDYDRKFINFILKPHLENKNGYKVHLNDNDILPNTEPSAELLMNISRSRRLIVLLSNAYLEQDWCTNNFRQGLLHLLELCQQPILITLEGQFKRMSPEIKQQLSENEHRLTLLTWRHNSVTPSSAFWKELALAMPRRVIFHKDSAGDPQTVLQDDKDPMLTLDPDYLDCRSDTDPAGDLGLRLPMHRALACKAPVLPAAPVEEAQVRASDIDVSDLGTRSYEARSDFYCLVTEDI